Proteins co-encoded in one Cupriavidus metallidurans CH34 genomic window:
- a CDS encoding recombinase family protein, with protein sequence MHGQRIGYVRVSSFDQNPERQLEQIQVDKVFTDKASGKDTRRPELERLLAFVREGDTVVVHSMDRLARNLDDLRRLVQGLTQRGVRIEFLKEHLTFTGEDSPMANLMLSVMGAFAEFERALIRERQREGIALAKQRGAYRGRKKSLSSERIAELRQRVEAGEQKTKLAREFGISRETLYQYLRTDQ encoded by the coding sequence TTGCACGGTCAGCGCATCGGTTACGTCCGCGTCAGCAGCTTCGACCAGAACCCAGAACGGCAGCTCGAACAGATCCAGGTGGATAAAGTGTTCACCGACAAGGCGTCGGGCAAGGACACACGGCGGCCCGAACTGGAACGGCTGCTCGCCTTCGTGCGCGAAGGCGACACGGTCGTGGTGCACAGCATGGATCGTCTGGCGCGCAACCTCGACGACCTGCGCCGCCTGGTGCAGGGCCTCACCCAGCGCGGCGTACGCATCGAGTTCCTTAAGGAGCATTTGACCTTCACCGGCGAGGACTCGCCGATGGCGAACCTGATGCTGTCGGTAATGGGCGCGTTCGCCGAGTTCGAACGCGCCTTGATCCGCGAGCGGCAGCGCGAGGGCATCGCGCTCGCCAAGCAGCGCGGGGCCTACCGTGGCAGGAAGAAATCCCTGTCGTCTGAGCGTATTGCCGAACTGCGCCAACGTGTCGAGGCTGGCGAGCAAAAGACCAAGCTGGCTCGTGAATTCGGAATCAGTCGCGAAACCCTGTATCAATACTTGAGAACGGATCAGTAA
- a CDS encoding SulP family inorganic anion transporter, with translation MMKSLRQDWLSNVRNDLLAGIVVALALIPEAIAFSIIAGVDPKVGLYASFSIAAIIAFAGGRPGMVSAATGAMALLMVTLVKDHGLQYLLAATVLTGVLQILAGWLKLGALMRFVSRSVITGFVNALAILIFMAQLPELTNVTWHVYAMTAAGLGIIYGFPYITKAVPSPLVAIVVLTGVAIFLGLDIRTVGDMGKLPDSLPVFLLPDVPLNLETLKIIFPVSATLAVVGLLESMMTASIVDDLTDSNSNKNRECVGQGVANIATGFLGGMAGCAMIGQSVINVKSGGRGRLSTLAAGVFLLLMVVFIGDWVARIPMAALVAVMIMVSIGTFNWASIRNLREHPKSSSMVMLATVVVTVGTHDLAKGVLIGVLLSGFFFAHKVGQILRVTSRTEDEGRVRTYTITGQVFFASADRFINTFDYKEVIEKVRIDVSRAHFWDITAVSALDKVVIKFRREATEVEVIGLNEASATMVDKFAVHDKDGAEDMLMGH, from the coding sequence ATGATGAAATCCTTACGCCAGGACTGGCTTTCCAATGTCCGAAACGACTTACTAGCGGGCATCGTCGTCGCGCTAGCGCTCATCCCCGAGGCAATCGCCTTCTCGATCATTGCGGGCGTTGATCCGAAGGTCGGTCTTTACGCCTCATTCAGCATTGCCGCGATCATTGCCTTTGCCGGTGGTCGCCCTGGCATGGTGTCTGCGGCCACAGGTGCAATGGCGCTGCTGATGGTGACCTTGGTCAAAGACCACGGCCTGCAATATCTGCTGGCTGCCACCGTGTTGACCGGCGTACTGCAAATTCTCGCGGGGTGGCTCAAGCTGGGCGCATTGATGCGCTTTGTCTCTCGCTCGGTCATCACCGGCTTCGTCAATGCGCTGGCCATCCTGATCTTCATGGCGCAGTTGCCCGAGCTGACCAATGTGACGTGGCACGTTTATGCCATGACGGCGGCAGGTCTCGGCATCATCTACGGCTTTCCCTACATCACCAAGGCCGTGCCGTCGCCGCTGGTTGCCATCGTCGTGTTGACCGGAGTGGCGATCTTCCTCGGCCTCGACATTCGCACTGTGGGCGACATGGGCAAACTGCCTGACAGTCTGCCGGTGTTCCTGCTGCCTGATGTGCCGCTGAACCTCGAAACGCTCAAGATCATCTTCCCTGTCTCGGCCACCTTGGCGGTCGTCGGCTTGCTGGAATCCATGATGACGGCTTCCATCGTCGATGACCTGACCGACTCCAACAGCAACAAGAACCGCGAATGCGTGGGTCAAGGTGTGGCAAACATTGCTACCGGCTTCCTCGGCGGCATGGCAGGTTGCGCCATGATTGGCCAGTCGGTCATCAACGTAAAATCCGGCGGTCGTGGCCGACTCTCCACGCTGGCCGCTGGCGTGTTTCTGCTGCTGATGGTGGTGTTTATCGGTGACTGGGTGGCCCGCATTCCGATGGCCGCACTGGTCGCGGTGATGATCATGGTGTCTATCGGCACCTTCAACTGGGCCTCGATCCGCAATCTGCGCGAGCACCCAAAAAGTTCCAGCATGGTGATGCTGGCCACCGTGGTAGTGACGGTTGGCACCCACGACTTGGCCAAGGGCGTGCTAATCGGAGTGCTGCTGTCGGGCTTCTTCTTCGCGCACAAGGTGGGCCAGATTCTGCGCGTCACCTCTCGCACCGAGGACGAAGGCCGCGTGCGCACCTACACCATTACCGGCCAAGTGTTCTTTGCCTCGGCGGATCGCTTCATCAATACCTTCGACTACAAGGAAGTCATCGAGAAAGTGCGCATTGACGTAAGTCGCGCCCACTTCTGGGACATCACCGCTGTTAGCGCCTTAGACAAGGTGGTCATCAAGTTCCGCCGTGAAGCCACCGAGGTCGAAGTCATCGGCTTGAACGAGGCCAGCGCCACAATGGTGGACAAGTTCGCCGTGCATGACAAAGACGGTGCCGAAGACATGCTGATGGGCCACTGA
- a CDS encoding universal stress protein: MKNENKVLACVDQSHFADYVADYAAWAARRMDAPLEFLHVIDRHPEQGSGEDHSGAIGIDAQENLLTKLTAEDEARTKNAREQGRIFLNRLRERATAAGAALVDVRQRHGELEATLAEQEDGVRLLILGRRGEAAEATQRDLGRNVERVVRSLHKPILTVTEGFKEPQRVMIAFDGGVVTRRGVEMVAGSPLFRGLPIILLMSGKKSQDAPKQLDWAKTTLESAGFDVTASLIPGDAESIIAKTVKEQSIDMLIMGAFGHSPLRTLMFGSKTADLLRSSTIPTLLLR; encoded by the coding sequence ATGAAGAACGAAAACAAAGTGCTGGCCTGCGTGGATCAATCCCACTTCGCCGATTACGTGGCCGACTACGCCGCATGGGCCGCTCGCCGAATGGACGCGCCGCTGGAGTTTCTGCACGTCATCGACCGCCACCCCGAGCAGGGATCGGGCGAAGATCACAGCGGTGCCATCGGCATTGACGCCCAGGAAAATCTGCTGACCAAGCTCACCGCCGAAGACGAGGCCCGCACCAAGAATGCTCGCGAGCAAGGCCGCATCTTCCTGAACCGACTGCGCGAACGGGCCACCGCTGCCGGTGCCGCGCTGGTCGATGTTCGCCAGCGGCACGGCGAACTTGAAGCAACGCTGGCCGAACAGGAAGACGGCGTGCGCCTGCTGATACTCGGACGCCGTGGCGAAGCCGCAGAAGCCACACAGCGCGACTTGGGCCGCAATGTGGAGCGGGTGGTACGTTCGCTGCACAAACCGATCCTGACCGTGACCGAAGGCTTCAAAGAGCCGCAGCGCGTGATGATCGCCTTCGACGGCGGTGTCGTGACCCGGCGTGGCGTCGAAATGGTCGCTGGCAGCCCGCTGTTCCGAGGTTTGCCTATCATCCTGCTGATGTCGGGGAAGAAAAGCCAGGATGCACCCAAGCAGCTTGATTGGGCCAAGACCACCTTGGAATCGGCTGGCTTCGACGTCACCGCCTCACTGATCCCCGGCGATGCGGAAAGCATCATCGCCAAGACGGTCAAGGAGCAGTCCATCGACATGCTCATCATGGGCGCATTCGGTCACTCGCCGCTGCGCACTTTGATGTTCGGCAGCAAGACCGCTGA